The Flavobacterium faecale genome has a segment encoding these proteins:
- a CDS encoding DUF4834 family protein has product METASFAGFFRTLLYIIAFYYVFRFLVKLFLPLVLKKVVEKAGSNFDQQRQNAQDNSWNKTQSSNDIYYQPTQSKNPKETKKVGDYVDYEEID; this is encoded by the coding sequence ATGGAAACAGCTTCTTTTGCAGGTTTTTTTAGAACCCTACTATATATAATTGCTTTTTACTATGTTTTTAGATTTTTGGTAAAGTTGTTTTTACCACTTGTATTAAAGAAAGTAGTAGAAAAAGCAGGTTCAAATTTTGACCAACAGCGCCAAAATGCTCAGGATAATTCGTGGAATAAAACGCAATCTAGTAACGATATATACTACCAACCTACACAGTCCAAAAATCCTAAGGAAACTAAAAAAGTAGGTGATTATGTGGATTATGAAGAAATAGATTAA
- a CDS encoding transporter produces MHQFKIAILLAFLMAPLVHYGQYTDEINSNRPGKSMSAFSVGKSIFQVESGIYGIKENHSLLNYDANGFGLDLTLRYGAIVEQLEFIGELQYQNENFVQQTISTNRSALKQTVFGAKYLIYDPFKNYQKKVNIYSWKANRGFDWHQMIPAVSIFAGANFTFSNNPYSFSPEPSISPKIMFITQNHFGDGRWVFVTNVIADYLTTEYPSYGYVLTLTRGFNKQWSGFIENQGYKSDFYSDAIVRGGAAYLFGKNIQIDASISSSLKTTPSILYGGVGFSWRYDGNYKEVHMKLDKKGGSKSEKKATKKAAKKSKKAKI; encoded by the coding sequence ATGCACCAGTTCAAAATTGCTATTTTACTTGCTTTTTTAATGGCTCCTTTAGTTCATTACGGACAATACACAGACGAAATCAACTCCAACAGACCCGGAAAGTCCATGTCGGCTTTTTCCGTAGGAAAGTCAATTTTTCAAGTAGAATCTGGTATATATGGTATCAAAGAAAACCATAGTTTACTAAATTATGATGCCAATGGTTTTGGGCTCGACCTAACCTTACGCTACGGAGCAATAGTGGAGCAATTGGAATTTATTGGAGAATTGCAGTATCAAAATGAAAACTTTGTACAGCAAACTATTAGCACCAACAGATCTGCTTTGAAGCAAACCGTTTTTGGAGCGAAATATCTAATTTATGACCCCTTTAAAAACTACCAGAAAAAAGTAAATATTTACAGTTGGAAAGCCAATCGAGGATTTGACTGGCACCAAATGATTCCTGCGGTCTCTATATTTGCAGGAGCTAATTTTACTTTTTCGAATAATCCTTACTCGTTTTCTCCTGAGCCCAGTATTTCGCCAAAAATCATGTTTATTACACAAAACCATTTTGGAGATGGCCGTTGGGTTTTTGTAACCAATGTAATAGCAGATTATCTAACAACCGAGTACCCCAGCTACGGTTATGTATTAACTTTGACGCGTGGTTTTAACAAACAATGGTCTGGTTTTATCGAAAATCAAGGATATAAGAGCGACTTTTATAGCGATGCCATTGTACGAGGTGGTGCCGCTTACTTATTCGGAAAAAATATACAAATCGATGCTTCTATCAGTTCTAGTCTCAAAACTACCCCTTCTATATTGTATGGTGGAGTAGGTTTTTCATGGAGATATGATGGAAATTATAAAGAAGTACATATGAAATTAGATAAAAAAGGCGGATCGAAATCAGAAAAAAAGGCGACCAAAAAAGCAGCCAAAAAATCAAAAAAAGCCAAAATTTAA